A stretch of Meiothermus sp. QL-1 DNA encodes these proteins:
- a CDS encoding 4Fe-4S dicluster domain-containing protein, producing the protein MGLFDNLVGAFLKLTDPTPDYTGPRCLLERNSVGGCDKCQQVCPHQAITLQNFTVEIDEVRCTSCGLCTAACPGLALEFPLGSIQEKLHRGKGQLRCSRAPGAGDEVHCLGQLTPGLLAEAGARFGPLTLAHGDCATCRIGGSSVLERVQWAVEEGRRYFPGLEVHLQQAPLRGAEVGRREFFGALLGGAKRSAAELVPNLPLLPDEPYQEKRAERPAELRLRRVAAYRAQAVRWPRIAVGEGCTLCPVCTNVCPTKAVERERAPGGEEYVLRLEVSACTGCGACVESCPPQVITLTEASREEVFGEPLELYRGVPPWYDL; encoded by the coding sequence GTGGGACTCTTCGATAACCTGGTAGGGGCTTTTCTCAAGCTCACCGACCCCACGCCCGACTACACCGGGCCGCGCTGTCTTCTAGAGCGCAACAGCGTGGGGGGATGCGACAAGTGCCAGCAGGTCTGCCCCCATCAGGCCATCACCCTGCAGAACTTCACCGTTGAGATAGACGAGGTACGCTGCACAAGCTGCGGTCTGTGTACCGCGGCCTGCCCTGGCCTCGCCCTGGAGTTCCCTTTGGGCTCCATCCAGGAGAAGCTACACCGGGGCAAGGGGCAGCTCCGCTGTTCCCGGGCCCCGGGGGCGGGGGACGAGGTGCACTGCCTAGGCCAGCTCACCCCTGGGCTTCTGGCCGAGGCAGGGGCCCGCTTCGGCCCCCTTACCCTGGCCCACGGCGACTGCGCTACTTGCCGGATTGGGGGGAGCAGTGTGCTCGAGCGGGTCCAGTGGGCCGTGGAGGAGGGGCGGCGCTACTTCCCTGGGCTCGAGGTGCACCTCCAGCAAGCCCCTCTGCGGGGGGCTGAGGTGGGCCGGCGAGAGTTCTTTGGAGCCCTTTTGGGAGGAGCTAAGCGCTCGGCTGCGGAGCTGGTGCCTAACCTCCCGTTGTTGCCGGATGAGCCCTACCAGGAGAAGCGCGCCGAACGGCCTGCGGAACTGCGCCTGCGCCGGGTGGCGGCCTACCGGGCACAAGCGGTGCGCTGGCCTAGGATTGCTGTAGGGGAGGGCTGCACGCTCTGTCCGGTCTGCACCAATGTGTGCCCTACCAAGGCGGTGGAACGCGAGCGCGCGCCGGGAGGGGAGGAGTACGTGCTGAGGCTCGAGGTCTCGGCCTGCACGGGCTGCGGGGCCTGCGTGGAGAGCTGCCCGCCTCAGGTAATTACCCTGACCGAGGCCAGCCGGGAGGAGGTCTTCGGAGAGCCTTTGGAGCTTTACCGGGGGGTTCCGCCCTGGTACGACCTGTAG
- a CDS encoding response regulator — protein sequence MADALRSEKILVITPSPALRALLELSLEEEGLEGVFYEKAQQGLEFLKNHTPRAIVLDDVVEIDPFSIATRLKMSRRLREVPVVLLLSDNDDRTKLTAEFTRVEHVLSKPLDRKAFAQILRSLPQQQPIQR from the coding sequence ATGGCAGATGCGCTCAGAAGCGAAAAAATCCTGGTGATTACCCCCAGCCCAGCCCTGCGGGCCCTTCTGGAGCTTTCCTTGGAGGAGGAGGGTCTGGAGGGTGTCTTTTATGAGAAGGCCCAGCAGGGGTTGGAGTTTTTGAAAAACCACACGCCGCGGGCCATTGTGCTGGACGACGTTGTAGAAATCGATCCCTTCTCCATCGCCACCCGGCTCAAGATGAGCCGCCGCCTGCGGGAGGTGCCGGTGGTGCTCCTTTTGAGCGACAACGATGACCGCACCAAGCTGACCGCCGAGTTTACCCGGGTAGAGCACGTGCTTTCCAAACCTCTGGATCGAAAGGCCTTTGCACAGATTCTTCGCAGTTTGCCCCAGCAGCAGCCGATCCAGAGGTGA
- a CDS encoding transglycosylase domain-containing protein — MRGLFRILRVALLAAFVGAAAGGGYVVWLLLRDLPSLEALDNLRFTATSTFYTRDGVPIADLASVEDGRAIARQLVRLSDVSPAAIAAVVVSEDQRFFRHYGVDPVRLLGGLYYTLRGDLQGGSTITTQVVKNTLLRELALERRGISGLERKLKEFPLAIQIERRYSKEEILELYLNVVPWGGNAQGIWAAAQAYFGKDPSELNLAEGAYLATLIPAPNTRYLDYPATRRRMRVLLNNMVAEGWVSPAEAEAAWRYRLVPRGWEVSYDDEGNLKEARLVDPSVRVIPERNVRLAPYFVYEVQRYLREKIGVDKLRNQGGLRIVTTLDLRMQAAAEKAVAGRRLPDQAQLALVALEPNSGEVLAMVGARPGTEGEFNRATQAWRSPGSAIKPFTYGVALEAGWTQATTVLDAPVEYRTPRGVWRPKNFDGKYLDRPVSIRYAFDRSLNLPAIRTAEAIGIQRLGDKLRAAGFRLTGNMAVLANAIGGGAEITPMGLAAAYASFVNGGYWVEPRLVLRVEDAEGRVIYQPETRKVQLWTPQVAYQIWDMLKGYVYDIPPGFRSSLAWQAQIPGRVVGGKTGTSDEAIDLWFAGATRGLVATVWVGRDDHKPQRMGGVEPSSSVVNPPIWRDFVEEALRGRPAGDFPQPPGLVAASFDLLTGNPSSSGVVALFPAGQAERVQAQSPAAVLREAPPPTYVGRLGPTVADAAVYQSLALDRATGCLAGPEVPTHRLVWVQVPEGRASDYRCR; from the coding sequence GTGCGAGGGCTATTCAGAATTCTGCGGGTGGCGCTGCTCGCCGCTTTCGTGGGCGCTGCGGCAGGGGGGGGCTACGTGGTCTGGCTTTTGCTGCGGGACCTACCCAGCCTGGAGGCCCTGGACAACCTGCGCTTTACCGCTACCTCCACCTTTTACACCCGCGACGGTGTTCCCATCGCCGACCTGGCCTCGGTGGAGGATGGGCGGGCCATTGCCCGGCAGTTGGTGCGCTTGAGCGATGTCTCGCCGGCAGCAATCGCAGCGGTGGTGGTTTCGGAAGACCAGCGCTTCTTCCGCCACTACGGCGTTGACCCGGTCCGCCTTTTGGGGGGGCTTTACTACACCTTGCGGGGCGATCTTCAGGGTGGTTCCACCATTACCACCCAGGTGGTCAAGAACACCCTGCTGCGCGAGCTGGCTTTGGAGCGCCGGGGCATCAGCGGCCTCGAGCGCAAACTCAAGGAATTCCCGCTGGCCATCCAGATCGAGCGGCGCTACTCCAAGGAAGAAATCTTGGAGCTGTACCTGAACGTGGTGCCCTGGGGGGGGAATGCCCAGGGGATATGGGCTGCGGCCCAGGCCTACTTTGGCAAGGACCCCTCCGAGCTCAATTTGGCCGAGGGGGCCTACCTGGCAACCCTAATACCGGCGCCCAATACCCGCTATCTCGACTACCCTGCCACCCGCCGCCGCATGCGCGTCTTGCTCAACAACATGGTGGCCGAGGGTTGGGTGAGTCCGGCCGAGGCCGAGGCAGCCTGGCGGTACAGGCTGGTGCCGCGGGGGTGGGAGGTGAGCTACGATGATGAGGGCAATCTGAAGGAGGCCAGGCTGGTGGACCCCAGCGTGCGGGTCATTCCTGAGCGCAACGTGCGGCTGGCTCCCTACTTCGTCTACGAGGTTCAACGCTACCTCAGGGAAAAGATCGGCGTCGACAAGCTCAGGAACCAGGGGGGGCTGCGCATCGTGACCACCCTCGACCTGAGGATGCAGGCGGCCGCCGAGAAGGCTGTTGCTGGGCGCCGGCTGCCCGACCAGGCCCAGCTTGCCCTGGTGGCCCTCGAGCCCAACTCAGGGGAGGTGCTGGCCATGGTAGGGGCCCGGCCAGGCACGGAAGGGGAGTTCAACCGGGCCACCCAGGCCTGGCGCAGCCCTGGTTCGGCCATCAAGCCCTTTACCTACGGGGTGGCCCTGGAGGCGGGCTGGACCCAGGCCACCACCGTGCTGGATGCCCCCGTCGAGTACCGCACCCCTCGGGGGGTCTGGCGGCCCAAGAACTTCGACGGCAAGTACCTGGATCGCCCTGTGAGCATCCGCTATGCCTTCGATCGCTCGCTCAACCTGCCGGCCATCCGCACGGCGGAGGCCATTGGCATCCAGCGCCTGGGCGATAAGCTGCGGGCGGCCGGCTTTCGTCTTACGGGCAACATGGCTGTGCTGGCCAACGCTATCGGCGGGGGCGCCGAAATTACACCCATGGGCTTGGCCGCTGCCTACGCCAGCTTTGTAAACGGCGGCTACTGGGTAGAGCCGCGCTTGGTGCTCAGGGTTGAGGATGCCGAGGGCCGTGTTATCTACCAGCCTGAAACCCGAAAGGTGCAGCTTTGGACGCCCCAGGTGGCCTACCAGATCTGGGACATGCTCAAGGGCTACGTCTACGACATACCCCCAGGTTTCCGCAGCAGCCTGGCTTGGCAGGCCCAGATTCCAGGACGGGTGGTGGGGGGCAAGACTGGTACCAGCGATGAGGCCATTGACCTGTGGTTTGCTGGGGCCACCCGGGGTCTAGTGGCCACCGTCTGGGTGGGACGCGACGACCACAAGCCCCAGCGTATGGGGGGGGTAGAGCCCAGCAGTTCGGTGGTCAATCCGCCCATTTGGCGCGACTTCGTGGAGGAGGCTTTGCGGGGCCGTCCGGCGGGCGACTTCCCCCAGCCGCCGGGGTTAGTGGCCGCCAGCTTCGACCTGCTTACCGGGAATCCGAGTTCCAGCGGGGTGGTGGCTCTTTTCCCGGCCGGCCAGGCAGAGCGGGTTCAGGCCCAGAGCCCAGCGGCGGTGCTGCGCGAGGCCCCGCCGCCCACCTATGTGGGCCGGCTCGGTCCAACGGTGGCCGATGCCGCTGTGTACCAAAGCCTGGCGCTGGACCGGGCTACTGGATGTTTAGCAGGCCCGGAGGTGCCTACCCATCGGCTGGTGTGGGTTCAGGTGCCCGAGGGCCGGGCCTCGGACTACCGTTGCCGCTGA
- the rplM gene encoding 50S ribosomal protein L13, whose protein sequence is METAVFKTYVPEPQEPGWVLIDAAGQPVGRLASRIAAILRGKHKPHFTPNMAVGDCVVVINADKVVLKGSKPRTKVYTRYSGYPGGLKRIPAAVMLAEKPVRVVEHAVKGMLPKGPLGRVMFRRLKVYAGPQHPHAAQKPVKMEVG, encoded by the coding sequence ATGGAGACGGCTGTGTTCAAGACCTATGTTCCCGAACCCCAGGAGCCCGGTTGGGTTCTGATTGATGCGGCGGGCCAGCCCGTCGGGCGGTTGGCCTCGAGGATCGCCGCTATCCTGCGCGGTAAGCACAAGCCCCACTTCACCCCCAACATGGCCGTGGGGGACTGCGTGGTGGTCATCAACGCTGATAAGGTGGTGCTCAAGGGCTCCAAGCCCCGCACCAAGGTCTACACCCGCTACTCCGGCTACCCGGGCGGCCTGAAGCGCATTCCGGCCGCCGTGATGCTGGCCGAAAAGCCGGTCAGGGTGGTGGAGCACGCGGTCAAGGGCATGCTGCCCAAGGGACCATTGGGGCGGGTGATGTTCCGCCGGCTCAAGGTGTACGCCGGGCCCCAGCACCCCCATGCAGCCCAGAAACCGGTCAAGATGGAGGTCGGGTAA
- the rpsI gene encoding 30S ribosomal protein S9 — translation MEQYYGTGRRKTSVARVFLRPGSGKIEVNRMPFSDYFGGLVKAVSALEPLRRVDVAHRFDAYITVRGGGKSGQIDAIKLGLARALVNYDSDLRAKLKPAGLLSRDPREVERKKYGKHKARRSPQYSKR, via the coding sequence ATGGAGCAGTACTACGGCACGGGCCGCAGGAAGACCAGCGTGGCCCGGGTGTTCCTTCGCCCGGGAAGCGGCAAGATTGAGGTCAACCGCATGCCCTTTTCCGATTATTTCGGCGGCCTGGTGAAGGCGGTCTCGGCCCTCGAGCCCTTGCGCCGGGTGGACGTCGCCCACCGCTTCGACGCCTACATTACGGTAAGGGGCGGGGGCAAGTCGGGGCAGATCGATGCCATCAAGCTCGGCCTTGCCCGGGCGCTGGTGAACTACGACAGCGACCTCAGGGCCAAGCTGAAACCCGCTGGTCTGCTTTCCCGCGACCCCCGCGAAGTAGAGCGGAAGAAGTACGGCAAGCACAAAGCCCGCCGGTCGCCGCAGTACAGCAAGCGCTAG
- the murA gene encoding UDP-N-acetylglucosamine 1-carboxyvinyltransferase: MDRTLVIRGGKPLQGELRVLPAKNSALKLMTASLLTPEPVTLLEVPRLRDIDVLLELLGHLGTRHAWEGRTLHLHTPEITSTQAPFELVSRMRASFNVLGALAARAGEATVPLPGGCTFAERPVDQHIKALRALGFEVSHQITEQGVAYTARRLRPASGRVFYDLPTLGGTEQALMAAALGGEAVLVNTPQEPEIVDLCNFLVQMGAEIQGIGSSTLHIKGKPYLQGVRYRPIPDRIEAGTYLLAAAATRGSITLTQVEPFHMDALLDKLAYSGHRITTGKDWIHLDSTPQPQPFNLEAREYPGFVTDLQPPASAYLCTVPGTSLVSDRIYPDRFTHASELARMGADITLKDRTLIIQGRPLSGAAVEARDIRAGGGLIIAALAAEGESHISGLEHIERGYEDIENRLRSLGAQVGLQRPDLALAAD, translated from the coding sequence ATGGACCGAACCCTCGTGATTCGCGGTGGCAAGCCCCTCCAGGGGGAGCTGCGCGTGCTCCCCGCCAAGAACTCTGCCCTCAAGCTGATGACCGCCAGCCTCCTTACCCCAGAGCCGGTCACGCTTCTGGAGGTACCGCGCCTGCGAGATATCGATGTTTTGCTCGAGCTTTTGGGCCACCTGGGGACCCGCCACGCCTGGGAAGGGCGTACCCTGCACCTGCATACCCCGGAGATCACCTCCACCCAAGCCCCCTTCGAGCTGGTCAGCCGGATGCGGGCCAGCTTCAACGTGCTGGGGGCCCTGGCGGCCCGTGCGGGCGAGGCCACCGTACCCCTACCGGGGGGGTGCACCTTTGCCGAACGACCGGTGGACCAGCACATCAAGGCCCTGCGGGCTTTGGGCTTCGAGGTGAGCCACCAAATTACCGAGCAGGGGGTGGCCTACACCGCCCGCCGCCTAAGGCCCGCCTCTGGCCGGGTGTTCTACGACCTGCCCACCCTGGGCGGCACTGAGCAGGCCCTGATGGCCGCGGCTTTGGGGGGCGAGGCGGTGTTGGTCAACACCCCGCAGGAGCCCGAAATCGTCGACCTGTGCAATTTTCTCGTGCAGATGGGGGCCGAGATCCAAGGCATTGGCAGCAGCACCCTGCACATCAAGGGAAAGCCCTACCTGCAGGGGGTACGCTACCGGCCGATTCCCGACCGCATAGAGGCCGGCACCTACCTGCTGGCCGCCGCTGCCACCCGGGGCAGCATCACCCTCACCCAGGTGGAGCCCTTTCACATGGATGCTCTCCTGGACAAGCTGGCCTATTCGGGCCACCGCATCACCACCGGCAAGGACTGGATTCACCTGGACTCCACCCCCCAGCCCCAGCCCTTCAACCTCGAGGCCCGCGAGTACCCCGGCTTCGTCACCGACCTGCAGCCCCCGGCCAGCGCCTACCTCTGCACCGTGCCCGGCACCTCTTTGGTCTCCGACCGCATCTACCCCGACCGCTTCACCCATGCCAGCGAGCTGGCCCGGATGGGGGCCGATATCACCCTCAAAGACCGCACCCTCATCATCCAGGGCCGCCCGCTCAGCGGGGCTGCGGTGGAGGCCCGCGACATCCGGGCTGGCGGCGGCCTGATCATCGCAGCCCTCGCCGCTGAGGGGGAAAGCCACATCAGCGGCCTGGAGCACATCGAGCGGGGCTACGAGGACATCGAGAACCGCCTGAGAAGCCTGGGCGCCCAGGTGGGCCTGCAAAGACCCGATCTAGCCCTGGCGGCCGACTAG
- a CDS encoding transcriptional regulator, with protein sequence MPKKEKKRLQVVISDEQDALLTRLAYELSSPEQLVSKSEVVRLAIEKLADGLEEGAEKQRLRELLKRLDAEE encoded by the coding sequence ATGCCCAAGAAAGAGAAAAAACGCCTCCAGGTAGTAATCAGCGACGAGCAGGATGCGTTGCTGACCCGCCTGGCCTACGAGCTCTCCAGCCCTGAGCAGCTGGTCTCCAAGTCGGAGGTGGTCCGCCTGGCCATTGAGAAGCTGGCCGATGGCTTGGAGGAAGGCGCAGAGAAGCAGCGGCTTAGGGAACTTTTGAAGCGGCTCGATGCTGAGGAGTAG
- the rnr gene encoding ribonuclease R produces the protein MLEQRIYEFLKKQPKKRFSLREVVRGLRLDKDEAKEALAMLVAEGKVLEPRRKLYELPEAQTEKGFVGHLQAHPAGFAFVVPTNPALPDLYIPKGHLGGSWHGDRVRAETRPPGKDGRPWGVVVEVLERALHQVVGRLYFKKGYAWLKPDDPRLPALKLKPEGLEGLEAGARLLARVVFPPKGEPYGEVQAYLGQGEGPEVETEAIIAKYGLQSSFSPEALAEAERVAHLDPAEVARREDFRSLRVFTIDGADAKDFDDAIHIEVLPNGNYRVGIHIADVSHYVREGSPLDQEAYARATSVYLPGRVLPMLPEALSNGICSLKPGEDRLVLSVLVELSPEGKVRGYRFAEGVIRSVARLTYEAVEAFAEAKEKGTPLPEEAIPPLLHPDLSLLLELTQTLKARRLEQGALDFNFSEVRVEVDPEGNLHLIPLREPRARSLIEELMLLANRIVAKHLAERNIPALFRVHEDPSQEAYTKLVNALEKLGYRLPGGEPSPKALQAVLKQAEGRPEAPVVSTLLLRSLRLARYAAENLGHFGLAAEHYLHFTSPIRRYPDLVVHRVLRTLLRRRATKARKEAWAQRFPLMAQHVSERERAAESAERELSRYYQCLWALRHRGEVYTGTVSGVTNFGVFVTLPNGVEGLVRLAALRDDLYHYHEELLALEGLKTKRRIRIGDEMEVKIEGANPSARQIDLEPAEAKPKDKKPKRKVGASEPKSPPPHARARPKRVVGPPEERRGFVKPVKVRLQKVYFGAWGENNPVGDAKTPSGKKRRKRRKKAQVAPA, from the coding sequence ATGCTCGAGCAGCGGATCTACGAGTTCCTGAAAAAACAGCCCAAGAAACGCTTCAGCCTGCGCGAGGTGGTGCGGGGGCTTCGGCTGGACAAGGACGAGGCCAAGGAAGCCCTGGCCATGCTGGTGGCCGAGGGCAAGGTGCTGGAGCCCCGCCGCAAGCTCTACGAGCTGCCCGAGGCCCAGACCGAAAAGGGCTTTGTGGGCCACCTGCAGGCCCATCCCGCTGGCTTTGCCTTCGTCGTCCCCACAAACCCGGCCCTGCCCGACCTCTACATCCCCAAAGGGCACCTGGGGGGGTCCTGGCACGGCGACCGGGTGCGGGCCGAGACCCGCCCCCCCGGGAAGGACGGCCGGCCCTGGGGGGTGGTGGTGGAGGTGCTGGAGCGGGCACTCCACCAGGTGGTGGGGCGGCTTTACTTCAAGAAGGGCTACGCCTGGCTCAAGCCCGACGACCCCCGCCTGCCCGCCCTCAAGCTCAAACCAGAGGGGCTGGAGGGCCTAGAGGCCGGGGCCCGGCTGCTGGCCCGGGTGGTCTTTCCCCCCAAAGGGGAGCCCTACGGCGAGGTGCAGGCCTACCTGGGCCAGGGGGAGGGCCCAGAGGTGGAGACCGAGGCCATCATCGCCAAGTACGGCCTGCAAAGCAGCTTCTCCCCTGAGGCTTTGGCCGAGGCCGAACGGGTGGCCCACCTGGACCCAGCCGAGGTGGCCCGGCGGGAGGACTTCCGCAGCCTGCGGGTCTTTACCATCGATGGGGCCGATGCCAAAGACTTCGACGACGCCATCCACATTGAGGTCCTGCCCAACGGAAACTACCGCGTGGGTATCCACATCGCCGACGTCTCTCACTACGTGCGCGAGGGCAGCCCCCTCGACCAGGAGGCCTATGCGCGGGCCACCAGCGTCTACCTGCCGGGGCGGGTGCTCCCCATGCTGCCCGAAGCCCTCTCCAACGGAATCTGCTCGCTCAAACCAGGGGAGGACCGGCTGGTGCTTTCGGTGCTGGTCGAGCTGTCGCCTGAGGGCAAGGTCCGGGGCTACCGCTTTGCCGAAGGGGTAATCCGCAGCGTGGCCCGGCTCACCTACGAGGCGGTGGAGGCCTTTGCCGAGGCAAAAGAGAAGGGTACTCCCCTACCCGAGGAAGCCATACCCCCCCTTTTGCACCCCGACCTATCCCTCCTTCTGGAATTGACCCAAACCCTGAAGGCCCGGCGCCTCGAGCAGGGCGCGCTCGACTTCAACTTCAGCGAGGTGCGCGTAGAGGTGGACCCTGAAGGCAACCTGCACCTCATCCCCCTGCGCGAGCCCCGGGCCCGCAGCCTCATAGAAGAGCTAATGCTTCTGGCCAACCGCATCGTGGCCAAGCACCTGGCCGAGCGCAACATCCCGGCCCTCTTCCGGGTGCACGAGGACCCCAGCCAGGAGGCCTACACCAAGCTGGTTAACGCCCTGGAGAAGCTCGGCTACCGCCTGCCCGGTGGCGAACCCAGCCCCAAGGCCTTGCAGGCCGTGCTGAAACAGGCCGAGGGCAGGCCCGAGGCCCCGGTGGTCTCCACCCTGCTTTTGCGCTCGCTGCGGCTGGCCCGCTATGCTGCCGAAAACCTGGGCCACTTTGGCCTGGCAGCGGAGCACTACCTGCACTTCACCAGCCCCATACGGCGCTACCCCGACCTGGTGGTACACCGGGTGCTGCGAACCCTGCTGCGGCGCCGCGCCACCAAGGCTCGCAAGGAGGCCTGGGCCCAGCGCTTTCCCCTGATGGCCCAGCACGTCTCCGAGCGGGAGCGGGCCGCCGAGAGCGCTGAGCGGGAGCTAAGCCGCTACTACCAGTGCCTCTGGGCTTTGCGCCACAGGGGGGAGGTCTACACCGGCACGGTCTCGGGGGTCACCAACTTTGGGGTCTTCGTTACCCTGCCCAACGGCGTGGAAGGCCTGGTGCGGCTTGCGGCCCTGCGCGACGATCTGTACCACTATCATGAAGAGCTGCTGGCCCTAGAGGGCCTGAAGACCAAACGCCGGATTCGCATAGGAGACGAGATGGAAGTGAAGATTGAGGGCGCCAACCCTTCCGCCCGGCAGATTGACCTCGAGCCTGCCGAAGCCAAGCCAAAAGACAAAAAGCCCAAGCGTAAAGTGGGGGCCAGCGAACCCAAGAGCCCCCCACCCCACGCCCGGGCCCGTCCCAAGCGGGTGGTCGGCCCCCCAGAGGAGCGGCGGGGCTTTGTCAAACCGGTCAAGGTGCGGCTGCAAAAGGTCTATTTCGGTGCCTGGGGCGAGAACAACCCGGTGGGAGACGCCAAAACCCCAAGCGGCAAGAAGCGCCGCAAGCGGCGGAAGAAGGCCCAGGTCGCCCCTGCCTGA
- a CDS encoding aspartate aminotransferase family protein, translated as MSPFELFERHINPGLAGLLRFTGLDRVESHAEGVYVWDTEGKRYLDFLGLYGTLSLGHRHPRVVEAVRRQLERMPMSVRVLVSEPTARLAARLAELAPGPLSMVYFGNSGAEGVEAALKFARFYTGRPGFVTTQGGYHGKTLGALSVTPRENYQAPARPLLPGVTVVPFGDTEALEAAVGPETAAVIIEPIQGEGGIRVPPEGYLREARRITQERGALLIADEVQTGLGRTGRLWAVNWEAVEPDILVSAKALGGGVMPISATLARPEILAIYKTEPLVHSSTFGGNPLAAAAALAALEVIVDEDLPGRALEMGAYLMRGLQELQRAFPELIAEVRGRGLMLGLEFTDADIGAVAVAELAARGVITAFGLNNPKVVRLEPPLIVEKAHLEEALEALQGALEATREAFEGVL; from the coding sequence ATGTCCCCCTTTGAGCTGTTCGAGCGGCACATCAACCCTGGCTTAGCCGGCCTCCTGCGCTTCACCGGGCTCGACCGGGTGGAGTCCCACGCCGAAGGGGTCTACGTGTGGGACACCGAAGGCAAGCGCTATCTGGACTTCCTGGGCCTCTACGGCACCCTCTCGCTGGGCCACCGGCACCCTAGGGTGGTGGAAGCGGTCAGACGGCAGCTCGAGCGCATGCCCATGTCGGTGCGGGTGCTGGTCTCCGAGCCCACCGCCCGGCTGGCCGCCCGGCTGGCGGAGCTGGCCCCGGGGCCGCTCTCCATGGTCTATTTCGGCAACTCAGGGGCCGAGGGGGTGGAGGCTGCGCTCAAGTTTGCCCGCTTCTACACCGGCCGGCCGGGCTTCGTCACCACCCAGGGGGGCTACCACGGCAAGACCCTTGGGGCCCTATCCGTCACCCCACGCGAAAACTACCAGGCCCCGGCCCGGCCCCTTCTGCCCGGGGTGACGGTGGTGCCCTTCGGCGACACAGAGGCCCTCGAGGCGGCCGTCGGCCCCGAGACCGCAGCGGTCATCATAGAGCCCATCCAGGGGGAAGGGGGAATCCGGGTCCCCCCTGAAGGCTACCTGCGCGAGGCGCGGCGCATCACCCAGGAGCGAGGGGCGCTTTTGATCGCTGATGAGGTGCAGACCGGCCTGGGCCGCACCGGGAGGCTCTGGGCGGTGAACTGGGAGGCCGTAGAGCCCGACATCCTGGTGAGCGCCAAGGCCTTAGGGGGCGGGGTGATGCCCATCTCGGCCACCCTGGCCCGGCCGGAGATCCTCGCCATCTACAAAACTGAACCCCTGGTCCACTCCTCCACCTTCGGCGGCAACCCCTTGGCCGCGGCGGCGGCCCTGGCGGCCCTGGAGGTGATTGTGGACGAGGACCTGCCGGGGCGGGCCCTGGAGATGGGGGCCTACCTCATGCGGGGCCTGCAGGAGCTGCAAAGGGCCTTCCCCGAGCTCATCGCGGAGGTGCGGGGCCGGGGGCTTATGCTGGGGCTGGAGTTCACCGACGCCGACATCGGGGCGGTGGCGGTGGCCGAGCTGGCCGCCCGAGGGGTCATCACCGCTTTCGGCCTCAACAACCCCAAGGTGGTGCGGCTGGAGCCCCCTCTGATCGTGGAAAAAGCCCACCTCGAGGAGGCCCTGGAGGCCCTCCAGGGCGCCCTGGAGGCTACCCGAGAGGCCTTTGAGGGGGTACTCTGA
- a CDS encoding Wzz/FepE/Etk N-terminal domain-containing protein, whose translation MSNAAQATDEVSLRDIYLVLKRRSRLILGLTLGLALATLAASLLWPKTYTSQVVVSLSLSNQSNQGLLNNLPSLPGLAQGFVDLQQTRLLADQLGVDDPTRYYRARFDEKRGLLSLTAQGRTPEEAHQRAEQILQVARSYLERNLLEGAQANLRAALTQAQLDLQVARDGLAGIQVQLKEAPDRISLDPVLAAALEARGSDPQAARASNPAYTSLSLDESRLRSQIAQLEARIATLSGLLQQPDSINRLISQALLVQVLVPPAEPLRPSFPRPALFTLIAAFLGLTLGVLWAFVLEAIQPAPEPARAEGLEAAPAGTR comes from the coding sequence ATGTCGAACGCAGCGCAGGCCACGGACGAGGTCTCACTCCGGGATATCTACCTGGTGCTCAAGCGCCGCAGCCGCCTGATTCTGGGCCTGACCTTGGGCCTAGCCCTGGCCACTCTGGCGGCGAGCCTCCTTTGGCCCAAGACCTACACCAGCCAGGTGGTCGTAAGCCTCTCGCTCTCCAACCAGTCGAACCAGGGGTTGCTCAACAACCTACCCTCCCTTCCGGGCCTGGCCCAGGGCTTCGTGGACCTGCAGCAGACCCGGCTGCTGGCCGACCAGCTTGGGGTGGACGACCCCACCCGCTACTACCGGGCCCGCTTCGACGAGAAGCGGGGCCTCCTCTCCCTCACCGCCCAGGGGCGCACCCCCGAGGAGGCCCACCAGCGGGCCGAGCAGATTCTCCAGGTGGCCCGCAGCTATCTGGAGCGCAACCTGCTGGAAGGGGCCCAGGCCAACCTGCGGGCCGCTTTGACCCAGGCCCAGCTCGACCTGCAGGTGGCCCGCGACGGGCTTGCGGGCATCCAGGTCCAGCTCAAGGAGGCCCCGGACCGGATCAGCCTGGACCCCGTGCTGGCAGCGGCCCTCGAGGCCCGGGGCAGCGACCCCCAGGCGGCCCGGGCCTCCAACCCAGCCTACACCAGCCTGAGCCTGGACGAGTCGCGCCTGCGCTCGCAGATCGCCCAGCTCGAGGCCCGCATCGCCACCCTGAGCGGCCTTTTACAGCAGCCCGATTCCATCAACCGGCTCATCAGCCAGGCCCTTTTGGTCCAGGTGCTGGTGCCCCCGGCCGAGCCCCTGCGCCCCAGCTTTCCCCGCCCCGCCCTCTTCACCCTGATCGCGGCCTTTTTGGGGCTGACTTTGGGGGTGCTGTGGGCCTTCGTGCTGGAGGCCATCCAGCCGGCCCCTGAACCGGCCCGAGCAGAGGGCTTGGAGGCCGCCCCGGCTGGAACTAGGTGA